A DNA window from Effusibacillus lacus contains the following coding sequences:
- the atpA gene encoding F0F1 ATP synthase subunit alpha: MSIRPEEISALIKQQIENYQSDIQVYDVGTVIQVGDGIARIHGLEKVMAGELLEFPNGEVGMAFNLEEDNVGVVILGRVSGIKEGDTVKRTGNIAQVPVGEALIGRVVNSLGQPVDGRGPIETKEYRPIESPAPGVIDRKSVHEPLQTGIKAIDALIPIGHGQRELIIGDRQTGKTAVAIDTILNQKGKGVICIYVAIGQKQSTVAQVVETLRKHGAMEYTIVVTASASEPAPLLFLAPYAGCAMGEYFMYKGGKVLCVYDDLSKQAAAYRELSLLMRRPPGREAFPGDVFYLHSRLLERAAKLSDKLGGGSLTALPFIETQAGDVSAYIPTNVISITDGQIFLEADLFYSGVRPALNVGISVSRVGGAAQIKAMKKVAGTLKLELAQYRELAAFAQFGSDLDKATQARLNRGARLTELLKQGQYQPMPVEKQVISIWAGTNGYLDDIAVENVRRFEKEFLAFVDTNYPQIPKAIVETKDLSDETVGLLKQAVEKFKAQFVG, from the coding sequence ATGAGCATTCGTCCTGAAGAAATCAGTGCGTTAATCAAACAACAGATTGAGAATTACCAATCTGATATTCAAGTATATGACGTCGGTACTGTAATCCAGGTTGGTGACGGGATTGCCCGTATCCACGGACTTGAGAAAGTAATGGCCGGCGAACTGCTCGAATTCCCGAACGGTGAAGTCGGGATGGCGTTCAATCTGGAAGAAGACAACGTGGGTGTCGTTATATTGGGCCGGGTATCCGGAATCAAGGAAGGCGATACCGTTAAGCGTACCGGTAACATCGCTCAGGTTCCCGTAGGGGAAGCGTTGATCGGTCGGGTAGTGAACTCCCTGGGTCAACCTGTTGACGGCCGCGGTCCGATTGAGACCAAGGAATACCGTCCGATTGAATCTCCGGCACCGGGCGTTATCGACCGGAAGTCGGTTCATGAGCCGCTGCAAACCGGTATCAAGGCAATCGATGCCCTGATTCCGATTGGACACGGCCAGCGGGAATTGATTATCGGTGACCGTCAGACCGGTAAAACGGCTGTTGCCATCGATACGATCCTCAACCAGAAAGGCAAAGGCGTAATCTGCATCTACGTTGCCATCGGTCAGAAGCAATCCACCGTTGCGCAGGTTGTGGAAACCCTCCGCAAGCACGGCGCAATGGAGTACACCATTGTAGTAACCGCATCCGCATCCGAACCTGCACCGCTCCTGTTCTTGGCGCCCTATGCAGGTTGTGCAATGGGAGAGTATTTCATGTACAAAGGCGGCAAAGTTCTTTGCGTATATGATGACCTCTCCAAGCAAGCGGCCGCATACCGTGAATTGTCACTGTTGATGCGCCGTCCTCCCGGACGCGAAGCGTTCCCTGGGGACGTGTTCTATCTGCATTCCCGTTTGCTCGAGCGTGCTGCAAAGCTCTCTGACAAACTGGGTGGCGGTTCGTTAACTGCACTTCCGTTTATTGAAACGCAAGCGGGTGACGTATCCGCCTATATTCCGACCAACGTGATCTCCATCACCGACGGTCAGATTTTCCTGGAAGCAGACCTGTTCTACTCGGGTGTTCGTCCGGCGCTGAACGTCGGTATCTCCGTTTCCCGCGTAGGTGGGGCTGCCCAAATCAAGGCAATGAAGAAGGTTGCCGGTACATTGAAGCTTGAGTTGGCACAATATCGTGAATTGGCGGCGTTTGCCCAGTTCGGTTCCGACCTGGACAAAGCGACTCAAGCTCGCCTCAATCGCGGCGCCCGGTTGACCGAGCTGCTGAAGCAGGGTCAATACCAGCCGATGCCGGTTGAGAAGCAGGTGATCTCCATCTGGGCCGGTACCAATGGGTATCTGGATGACATTGCTGTTGAAAACGTACGCCGGTTCGAGAAAGAATTCCTGGCGTTTGTCGATACCAACTACCCGCAAATCCCGAAGGCGATCGTCGAAACGAAAGACCTCTCCGATGAGACTGTCGGCCTTCTGAAGCAAGCTGTGGAGAAGTTCAAAGCGCAGTTTGTCGGTTAA
- the atpG gene encoding ATP synthase F1 subunit gamma has product MANARDIRRRIRSVKNTQQITKAMKMVAAAKLRRAQERVTLARPYAAKLQEVIGSIAKAGGGAKHPMLVKRPVKKIGYVVIAADRGLKGAFNAQVIRHALNEFRDKPKDEYVIFAVGRKARDFFVKRGYPVVGEITGLADFPTYADIKRVTEAVVKNYEDGTYDEVYLVYNMFKSAISQIPVTKQILPLSDVGGGEARVTSGYLYEPSQEEVLDALLPKYAETLIYSALLESKASEHGAQMTAMGNATDNATEMIASLTLSLNRARQAAITTQITEIVGGAEALK; this is encoded by the coding sequence ATGGCTAATGCTCGCGATATACGGCGTCGTATTCGAAGCGTCAAGAACACCCAGCAAATCACCAAAGCGATGAAAATGGTCGCAGCCGCCAAATTGCGCCGTGCCCAGGAGCGGGTGACACTGGCCCGGCCTTATGCGGCTAAGCTGCAGGAAGTGATTGGGAGTATTGCGAAAGCAGGTGGCGGAGCCAAACACCCGATGCTCGTCAAGCGTCCTGTGAAAAAAATCGGCTATGTGGTGATTGCCGCTGACCGCGGTCTTAAAGGAGCTTTTAACGCTCAAGTGATCAGGCATGCGTTGAATGAATTCAGGGATAAACCCAAAGATGAATACGTAATCTTTGCGGTAGGCCGGAAGGCTCGCGATTTCTTCGTGAAGCGCGGATATCCCGTAGTAGGGGAGATCACCGGACTGGCGGATTTTCCAACCTATGCCGACATCAAACGCGTGACCGAAGCGGTCGTGAAGAACTACGAAGACGGCACCTATGATGAGGTTTACCTTGTATACAACATGTTTAAGTCTGCGATTTCGCAGATTCCGGTTACCAAACAGATCCTTCCCTTGTCCGATGTTGGCGGGGGGGAAGCCAGAGTCACCTCTGGTTATCTGTATGAGCCGTCTCAAGAAGAAGTGCTTGACGCGCTTCTGCCGAAATATGCTGAAACACTCATTTACTCTGCGCTGCTCGAATCGAAAGCTTCCGAACACGGTGCCCAGATGACTGCGATGGGCAACGCAACAGACAATGCAACCGAAATGATTGCATCGTTGACACTGTCGTTGAACCGTGCGCGTCAGGCTGCAATAACCACGCAGATTACAGAAATCGTCGGCGGTGCCGAAGCTCTGAAGTAG
- the atpD gene encoding F0F1 ATP synthase subunit beta: protein MNTGRIVQVMGPVVDVRFPEGQLPELNNALTITHKAQNENERDINLTIEVAVHLGDNVVRCVAMSSTDGLVRGMEAVDTGAAISVPVGTATLGRIFNVLGETIDEQGPVEVTERHPIHRPAPEYTDLSTKVEILETGIKVIDLLAPYIKGGKIGLFGGAGVGKTVTMQELIHNIAKQHGGYSVFAGVGERTREGNDLYHEMKDSGVIDKTAMVFGQMNEPPGARLRVALTGLTMAEYFRDAEGKDILLFIDNIFRFTQAGSEVSALLGRMPSAVGYQPTLATEMGQLQERITSTKKGSITSIQAIYVPADDYTDPAPATAFAHLDATTNLDRKIAELGIFPAVDPLASTSRALSPDIVGEEHYQVARGVQAVLQRYRELQDIIAILGMDELSDEDKLTVARARKIQRFLSQPFHVAEQFTGTPGAYVPVKETVRGFKEILEGKHDDLPEGAFLYVGTIEEAVEQAKRQS from the coding sequence ATGAACACTGGACGTATTGTTCAGGTAATGGGTCCGGTCGTGGACGTTCGGTTCCCGGAAGGCCAGCTTCCCGAATTGAACAACGCACTGACTATTACTCATAAAGCGCAAAACGAGAACGAACGTGATATCAATCTGACGATCGAAGTGGCCGTTCATCTGGGTGACAACGTGGTTCGCTGCGTTGCCATGTCATCAACGGATGGACTGGTTCGCGGCATGGAAGCTGTGGACACCGGTGCTGCCATTTCGGTGCCCGTTGGTACTGCCACCCTGGGCCGCATCTTTAATGTGCTGGGTGAAACGATTGACGAACAAGGTCCGGTAGAGGTGACGGAAAGACATCCGATTCACCGTCCGGCTCCTGAATACACGGATCTATCGACCAAAGTGGAAATCCTGGAAACCGGGATCAAGGTTATCGACCTGCTCGCCCCTTACATCAAGGGCGGCAAGATCGGTCTGTTCGGCGGTGCCGGCGTAGGTAAGACCGTTACGATGCAGGAATTGATCCACAACATCGCGAAGCAGCACGGCGGTTACTCCGTATTTGCCGGTGTGGGGGAGCGTACCCGTGAAGGGAACGACCTCTACCACGAGATGAAGGATTCCGGAGTTATCGACAAGACCGCGATGGTCTTCGGTCAGATGAACGAGCCGCCGGGTGCGCGTCTGCGCGTTGCTTTGACCGGTCTGACAATGGCAGAGTATTTCCGTGACGCGGAAGGCAAGGACATCCTGCTCTTTATCGACAACATCTTCCGCTTTACCCAAGCGGGTTCCGAAGTGTCCGCCCTGCTTGGACGGATGCCGTCCGCGGTGGGTTACCAGCCGACCCTCGCAACAGAGATGGGTCAGCTGCAAGAGCGGATTACATCGACAAAGAAAGGATCGATCACTTCGATTCAGGCGATCTACGTTCCGGCCGACGACTATACCGACCCGGCTCCGGCAACGGCGTTCGCTCACCTGGATGCAACCACCAACCTGGACCGTAAGATCGCCGAACTCGGGATCTTCCCGGCGGTTGACCCGTTGGCATCCACTTCCCGCGCTCTGTCTCCGGACATCGTAGGGGAAGAGCATTACCAGGTGGCTCGTGGCGTTCAGGCGGTTCTCCAGCGTTACCGTGAATTGCAGGATATTATCGCGATCCTTGGTATGGACGAACTGTCTGACGAAGACAAGTTGACAGTTGCCCGTGCCCGTAAGATCCAGCGTTTCCTGTCCCAGCCGTTCCACGTTGCGGAACAGTTTACCGGTACTCCGGGCGCTTACGTTCCGGTTAAGGAAACGGTTCGCGGTTTCAAGGAGATCCTCGAAGGCAAGCACGACGACCTGCCGGAAGGTGCATTCCTTTATGTAGGAACGATAGAAGAAGCTGTCGAGCAAGCCAAGAGACAGTCCTAG
- a CDS encoding F0F1 ATP synthase subunit epsilon: MKTVPLEIVTPERIVFSDDVQMVIARGGAGDVGILPGHTPLVTTLKISAVRLKLKDGSEQHVAVTGGFLEVKPQKVTILAEAAELPEEIDIDRAERARERAEARLAASGQENLDFRRAELALQRAVNRLQVAKGKDRR; the protein is encoded by the coding sequence ATGAAGACCGTTCCGCTTGAAATCGTTACGCCTGAGCGAATCGTGTTCAGCGATGACGTTCAGATGGTGATTGCGCGCGGCGGCGCCGGAGATGTAGGTATTCTTCCCGGTCACACGCCGCTGGTCACCACGTTGAAGATCTCGGCTGTACGACTGAAATTGAAAGACGGAAGCGAACAGCACGTTGCAGTTACCGGCGGATTCCTGGAAGTGAAACCGCAGAAGGTGACCATCCTGGCAGAAGCTGCCGAACTGCCTGAAGAAATCGACATTGACAGGGCGGAGCGTGCCCGTGAACGAGCGGAAGCACGCTTGGCTGCAAGTGGTCAGGAGAATCTCGATTTCCGCCGTGCGGAGCTTGCTCTGCAACGAGCTGTCAACCGTCTGCAAGTTGCAAAAGGCAAGGACCGGAGATAA
- a CDS encoding NADH-quinone oxidoreductase subunit A, which yields MEECLVFEYWNSYLFVTLFLLLGIILPVGSLMVLGPLLRPNKPTANKLTTYESGLEPFGEAQVRYNIRYYLFALLFVVFDVEILFLYPWAISFMDLGLFGLIEVLIFIGLLVIGLAYAWKKKVLEWT from the coding sequence ATGGAGGAGTGCCTCGTGTTTGAATACTGGAACAGTTATTTATTTGTAACCTTGTTCCTGCTGTTGGGCATCATACTCCCCGTTGGCTCGCTTATGGTACTCGGGCCTCTTTTGCGTCCGAACAAACCGACCGCCAACAAGCTGACCACTTATGAAAGCGGTCTCGAGCCCTTCGGAGAAGCGCAAGTACGTTACAACATCCGGTATTACCTGTTTGCGCTGCTGTTCGTGGTATTTGATGTGGAAATCCTGTTTTTGTATCCGTGGGCGATTTCTTTCATGGATCTGGGGCTGTTCGGCCTGATTGAAGTGTTGATCTTCATCGGACTTCTGGTGATTGGCCTTGCCTACGCTTGGAAAAAGAAGGTGCTGGAATGGACGTAA
- a CDS encoding NuoB/complex I 20 kDa subunit family protein has protein sequence MDVIKGYSQQPRVEFEGFTSEESMELQQAGVFVGALEQIKAWARSNSLWPMTFGLACCAIEMMGTGASHYDLDRFGIIFRASPRQSDCMIVSGTVTKKMAPLIKRLYDQMPEPKWVVAMGSCATAGGPYVRSYSVVKGVDQFVPVDVYIPGCPPSPPALIYGLNKLQEKIRLEAKGKKVPRT, from the coding sequence ATGGACGTAATCAAAGGGTATAGCCAACAACCCCGGGTAGAATTTGAAGGTTTTACGTCTGAAGAATCGATGGAACTCCAACAAGCCGGCGTTTTTGTCGGGGCGTTGGAACAGATAAAAGCATGGGCGCGCAGCAACTCCTTATGGCCAATGACATTTGGACTGGCCTGCTGCGCCATTGAGATGATGGGGACAGGGGCATCCCACTATGACCTGGACCGGTTTGGCATCATCTTCCGTGCTTCGCCAAGACAGTCGGACTGCATGATCGTGTCCGGTACGGTTACGAAAAAAATGGCCCCGCTGATCAAGCGTCTTTATGATCAGATGCCGGAACCGAAGTGGGTGGTGGCCATGGGATCCTGCGCAACCGCAGGCGGTCCCTACGTTCGCTCCTATTCGGTTGTCAAAGGTGTGGACCAGTTTGTTCCGGTGGACGTTTACATTCCCGGATGTCCTCCCTCTCCTCCCGCATTGATCTATGGATTGAACAAGCTCCAGGAAAAAATCCGGCTGGAGGCTAAAGGAAAGAAGGTGCCTCGTACGTGA
- a CDS encoding NADH-quinone oxidoreductase subunit C produces the protein MTEENKVNGESEQLAPAEADPKKQESPKPEDQIAEKLPPEQAVGAAEPAEQAQASGVKEPGKQAEEGKTEAAKPAASVVKPAAAKPVADKPAAAAAAKAEPAEEKPDPKKEEAQKVLDKFRQLIAGKFGEEVLEEAVLAKYQPTYVIKREHWRTVVEFLRDDSQLLFDYPEAMAGTDYPDKGYIEVVLYLYSMKHGYFITVKTRTPRDNAEVPSLTPVYNGVNWEEREIYDLLGVNFTGHPDLRRIMMPEDYEGYPLRKDFSPWKE, from the coding sequence GTGACGGAAGAGAACAAAGTGAACGGGGAATCGGAACAACTGGCTCCTGCGGAAGCGGACCCCAAAAAACAGGAGTCGCCGAAGCCTGAGGATCAAATAGCGGAGAAGCTGCCGCCCGAGCAAGCCGTCGGTGCGGCTGAACCGGCGGAACAGGCGCAGGCGTCCGGCGTTAAGGAGCCGGGAAAGCAGGCAGAAGAGGGGAAAACCGAAGCGGCGAAACCGGCAGCTTCGGTTGTGAAGCCGGCTGCCGCGAAGCCTGTGGCTGACAAGCCTGCAGCGGCCGCAGCAGCCAAGGCAGAGCCGGCGGAAGAAAAGCCGGATCCGAAGAAGGAAGAGGCGCAGAAGGTCCTCGACAAGTTCCGTCAACTGATCGCAGGGAAGTTCGGGGAAGAGGTTCTGGAAGAGGCAGTCCTCGCCAAGTACCAGCCGACCTATGTGATCAAGCGGGAACACTGGCGGACGGTGGTCGAATTTTTACGGGATGATTCCCAATTGCTGTTTGATTATCCGGAAGCGATGGCGGGAACCGATTATCCCGACAAAGGCTATATTGAGGTTGTCCTGTATCTGTATTCGATGAAGCACGGGTATTTCATTACCGTGAAGACCCGGACTCCCCGCGACAACGCGGAAGTTCCTTCCCTCACCCCGGTCTACAACGGCGTGAATTGGGAAGAGCGCGAGATCTACGATCTGTTGGGCGTGAACTTCACCGGTCATCCGGATCTCCGCAGAATCATGATGCCTGAAGATTATGAGGGCTATCCATTGCGCAAAGATTTCAGCCCGTGGAAGGAGTAG
- a CDS encoding NADH-quinone oxidoreductase subunit D: MAEIRTEEMLLNVGPQHPSTHGVFRVVVKIDGEMITEATPVIGYLHRGTEKLAEDLQYQQIIPYFDRLDYLAAMLNNHAIVNSVEKAMDVQVPERAEYLRVIVAELNRVASHLLFLGAYLLDLGAMSPFLYAFQERETICEFFNKICGARLTYNYMRVGGVKYDAPEGWLDEIRAYIPHFREKLKLYHDLVTGNEIFLSRVKGVGVYDAETAINYGLSGINLRCTGFKWDLRKNKPYSIYDRFDFEVPVGSNGDCFDRYMCHMLEMEESIKIVEQALEQIPEGPVMGKVPKILRVPAGEYYAGIEAAKGELGVYIVSEGKDKPYRLKIRRPSFDNLQILPSLLKGQSMSNFIAILGATDIVLGEVDA, translated from the coding sequence ATGGCAGAAATTCGCACGGAAGAGATGCTCTTGAACGTAGGCCCTCAACATCCGTCTACCCACGGAGTGTTTCGAGTTGTTGTAAAGATTGATGGAGAGATGATCACCGAAGCGACTCCCGTGATTGGGTACCTGCATCGCGGAACGGAAAAGTTGGCGGAAGACCTGCAGTATCAACAGATTATCCCGTACTTCGACCGTCTGGATTATCTTGCAGCCATGCTGAACAACCATGCGATCGTGAATTCGGTAGAGAAAGCCATGGATGTGCAGGTTCCCGAGCGGGCTGAATATCTGCGGGTAATCGTTGCCGAACTGAACCGGGTGGCATCCCATCTGTTGTTTCTTGGGGCTTACCTGTTGGACTTGGGTGCCATGAGTCCCTTCCTGTATGCGTTTCAGGAACGGGAGACCATTTGCGAGTTTTTTAACAAAATTTGCGGCGCGCGGCTTACCTACAACTATATGCGTGTTGGCGGAGTCAAATATGATGCTCCGGAAGGATGGCTCGACGAGATTCGCGCTTATATTCCGCACTTCCGGGAGAAGCTGAAGTTGTATCATGACCTTGTCACAGGCAATGAGATCTTCCTGAGCCGCGTGAAAGGGGTCGGCGTGTATGATGCGGAGACAGCCATCAATTACGGACTGTCCGGCATTAATCTTCGTTGTACCGGATTCAAATGGGATCTCCGCAAGAACAAACCGTACTCCATTTACGACCGGTTCGATTTTGAGGTGCCGGTGGGCAGCAACGGCGACTGCTTCGACCGTTACATGTGCCATATGCTGGAGATGGAAGAATCCATCAAGATTGTGGAACAGGCGCTGGAGCAGATTCCTGAAGGGCCTGTCATGGGCAAAGTGCCGAAGATTCTGCGTGTGCCTGCAGGTGAGTACTATGCGGGAATTGAGGCTGCCAAAGGGGAACTTGGCGTGTATATCGTCTCCGAGGGGAAAGACAAACCCTACCGGCTGAAGATTCGTCGCCCGTCCTTCGATAACCTGCAGATCCTGCCGAGCCTGCTCAAAGGGCAAAGCATGTCCAACTTCATTGCCATACTGGGTGCAACAGACATTGTCCTTGGGGAGGTTGACGCATAA
- the nuoH gene encoding NADH-quinone oxidoreductase subunit NuoH, with translation MWEWINQPFTPQTALIMLLGGIAVLGVVLGVVTYTIYFERKIIGWMQGRIGPNRVGPLGLFQSFADILKLLIKEDIIPGKADRLMFLIAPMITYVPAFMVLAVIPYTATHLFTAELNVGIIYYIALSALSIIGVMLGGWASNNKYSIIGGLRSAAQMIAYEIPLAMSMLGVILMAGSMNIVEIVEAQEKFPYVWYVVPQFLGFCIFIIAATAELNRTPFDLPEAESELVSGYFTEYSGFRFAFYMLAEYVYIVAMAGLAAALFFGGWSGPLLPGWLWYAIKAGAFIFLMFWLRATFPRVRNDQLMTFSWKVLIPLSLLNIILTAAIKLAV, from the coding sequence ATGTGGGAGTGGATCAATCAACCTTTCACGCCGCAGACTGCACTCATTATGTTGTTGGGCGGTATTGCCGTGCTTGGGGTCGTTCTGGGCGTTGTCACTTACACCATCTATTTTGAACGGAAGATCATCGGTTGGATGCAGGGTCGCATCGGCCCGAACCGGGTGGGTCCCCTGGGATTGTTCCAGTCCTTCGCCGACATCCTGAAGCTTTTAATCAAGGAAGACATCATTCCAGGGAAAGCGGACCGGCTGATGTTCCTGATCGCCCCGATGATCACCTATGTGCCGGCTTTCATGGTACTTGCGGTAATTCCTTATACAGCGACCCACCTGTTTACAGCAGAATTGAATGTCGGCATTATCTATTACATTGCCCTGTCTGCCCTCTCCATCATCGGTGTAATGTTGGGCGGTTGGGCGTCCAACAACAAATATTCGATTATCGGCGGGCTCCGTTCCGCCGCCCAGATGATTGCCTATGAGATTCCGCTTGCCATGTCGATGCTGGGCGTGATTCTCATGGCCGGTTCGATGAACATTGTGGAGATTGTCGAAGCACAGGAGAAATTCCCTTATGTCTGGTATGTGGTTCCGCAGTTCCTCGGTTTCTGCATCTTTATCATTGCCGCAACAGCCGAGCTGAACCGGACTCCCTTTGACTTGCCGGAAGCGGAATCGGAGCTTGTATCCGGATACTTCACCGAGTACTCCGGTTTCCGGTTCGCCTTCTACATGCTGGCCGAGTACGTGTATATCGTGGCTATGGCAGGACTGGCTGCCGCCCTCTTTTTCGGCGGTTGGTCGGGACCGTTGCTTCCCGGCTGGTTGTGGTATGCCATCAAGGCGGGAGCGTTTATCTTCCTGATGTTCTGGCTGCGGGCTACATTTCCCCGCGTGCGGAACGACCAGCTGATGACCTTCAGCTGGAAAGTCCTGATCCCGTTGTCACTGCTTAACATCATTCTCACTGCAGCGATCAAGCTCGCGGTGTAA
- a CDS encoding NuoI/complex I 23 kDa subunit family protein: MFGLFKGLSVTISQIPKKKYTLMYPEVKPEWPDRFRGVHKFYPELCIVCNQCARICPTSCISLSGSRGEDKKLHIETYDINFEICILCDLCTEVCPTEAIQMTDTFELAEYSRDALYKNIEWLAENGRQHDARKGLKTGETDKETTEHKEVEAVKAGDK; this comes from the coding sequence ATGTTTGGACTGTTTAAAGGGCTGAGCGTAACCATCAGTCAGATCCCCAAGAAAAAGTACACTCTCATGTACCCGGAAGTGAAGCCGGAATGGCCGGACCGTTTCCGTGGTGTGCACAAGTTTTATCCGGAACTTTGTATTGTCTGCAACCAATGTGCCCGGATTTGCCCGACAAGCTGCATTTCCCTTTCGGGAAGCCGCGGGGAAGACAAGAAGCTGCACATTGAGACCTACGACATTAACTTTGAGATCTGCATCCTGTGCGATCTTTGTACGGAGGTGTGTCCGACGGAGGCGATTCAGATGACCGATACGTTTGAATTGGCCGAGTACAGCCGGGACGCCCTCTACAAAAACATCGAGTGGCTGGCGGAAAACGGAAGGCAGCACGATGCGCGCAAGGGTTTGAAGACGGGAGAGACAGACAAAGAGACTACGGAACACAAAGAAGTCGAAGCCGTGAAAGCAGGTGACAAATAG
- a CDS encoding NADH-quinone oxidoreductase subunit J, translating to MALPVFTGQMIAFILISLLVIGSAVAMLFARKVIYMALLIGGVFIGVAGIYILLDADFVGFAQVLIYAGAITILMLFAIMLTNHGSQEQTPVNTHSVMAGLAAGGLLALLYWGFNSVDWTNWQQISPKDPVPPWGDSSVKAVGDAVYNVYAIPFELVSVVLIVALVGAIILARKGEE from the coding sequence ATGGCATTGCCAGTGTTTACCGGTCAAATGATTGCTTTTATCCTCATCAGTTTGCTTGTGATCGGGTCGGCGGTCGCTATGTTGTTCGCCCGCAAGGTCATCTACATGGCTTTGTTGATCGGCGGCGTGTTTATCGGCGTCGCCGGAATCTACATCCTGCTGGATGCGGATTTTGTAGGTTTTGCCCAGGTATTGATCTACGCCGGCGCCATCACAATCCTGATGCTGTTTGCGATTATGCTGACCAATCACGGATCGCAAGAACAGACACCTGTGAATACCCATTCCGTAATGGCCGGACTTGCGGCCGGCGGATTGCTGGCGCTGCTGTATTGGGGGTTTAACTCCGTCGATTGGACCAACTGGCAACAGATCTCGCCAAAGGATCCGGTGCCGCCCTGGGGGGACAGCTCGGTGAAAGCTGTGGGGGATGCGGTTTACAATGTGTATGCGATCCCTTTTGAGCTGGTTTCCGTTGTATTGATTGTGGCACTGGTCGGCGCCATCATTCTGGCGCGGAAGGGGGAGGAATAA
- the nuoK gene encoding NADH-quinone oxidoreductase subunit NuoK yields MEPTIVRYLLLAAVLFCIGLFGVLWKRNIIIVLVSIELMLNAVNINLVAFSRLGLAPNINGQVFALFAMVIAACEVAVGLAVLIALYRNRNTSDVKDMNLNKW; encoded by the coding sequence ATGGAGCCGACGATTGTACGTTACCTGTTGTTGGCGGCCGTATTATTCTGCATCGGGTTGTTTGGGGTACTCTGGAAACGGAACATCATCATCGTGTTGGTGTCGATCGAACTGATGCTCAACGCGGTGAATATCAATCTGGTGGCATTCTCCCGATTGGGGCTTGCGCCAAACATTAACGGCCAGGTGTTTGCCCTGTTTGCCATGGTGATTGCAGCCTGTGAAGTGGCAGTGGGACTTGCCGTTTTGATTGCTCTCTACCGGAACCGCAACACAAGCGACGTCAAAGACATGAACTTGAACAAGTGGTAA